From Candidatus Eisenbacteria bacterium, a single genomic window includes:
- the gluQRS gene encoding tRNA glutamyl-Q(34) synthetase GluQRS produces the protein MYRGRFAPSPTGELHLGSAAAALFAWASARKAGGRLALRIEDIDTPRVLPGMEVRQLDDLRWLGLDWDEGPDVGGPNAPYRQSERSAAYEAALARLAARNLLYYCDCSRAEIARVASAPHAGDEGPRYPGTCREHGLRERAWKRPPAIRLRVPARVVTVVDALQGTLVQDVAAEVGDFVLKRGDGVYAYQLACVVDDLAMGVTEVVRGIDLLGSAPRQLLLAELLGGTPPAFAHVPLVVAADGTRLAKRARGITLRERREAGGDPGDVVSWLARAVGLAPARTAAELLAAFDPRALAGRAEVRAPSA, from the coding sequence AGCGGGCGGACGGCTCGCGCTGCGCATCGAGGACATCGACACACCGCGCGTCCTCCCCGGCATGGAGGTGCGGCAGCTGGACGACCTGCGCTGGCTCGGCCTCGACTGGGACGAGGGCCCGGACGTGGGCGGCCCGAACGCGCCGTACCGGCAATCCGAGCGGAGCGCGGCGTACGAAGCCGCGCTCGCGCGGCTCGCGGCACGGAACCTCCTCTATTACTGCGACTGCTCGCGCGCCGAGATCGCGCGCGTCGCGAGCGCCCCGCACGCGGGCGACGAGGGACCGCGCTATCCCGGCACCTGCCGCGAGCACGGGCTTCGGGAGCGCGCGTGGAAACGACCGCCGGCGATCCGCCTGCGCGTTCCCGCCCGCGTCGTCACCGTCGTCGATGCGCTCCAGGGCACGCTGGTGCAGGACGTCGCCGCCGAGGTCGGCGATTTCGTGCTGAAGCGCGGCGACGGCGTGTACGCCTACCAGCTCGCGTGCGTGGTCGACGACCTCGCGATGGGCGTGACCGAGGTCGTGCGCGGCATCGACCTCCTCGGCTCGGCGCCGCGCCAGCTCCTGCTCGCGGAGCTGCTCGGGGGCACGCCACCCGCGTTCGCGCACGTGCCGCTTGTGGTGGCCGCGGACGGGACGCGCCTCGCCAAGCGGGCGCGCGGCATTACGCTGCGGGAGCGACGCGAGGCGGGCGGCGATCCCGGCGACGTCGTGTCGTGGCTCGCGCGTGCGGTCGGTCTCGCGCCCGCGCGCACCGCAGCGGAGCTGCTCGCGGCGTTCGATCCCCGTGCGCTCGCGGGCCGTGCCGAGGTGCGGGCGCCGTCGGCCTGA
- a CDS encoding phytanoyl-CoA dioxygenase family protein, with protein sequence MAVERLPPTASGDEVASVLARDGCAIVERVAGKEILDRVRTELGPHLDATPYGPDDFTGRRTRRTGGLVARSATCRGLVTHPIVLGAVQGVLGHATSFQLHLTQVIAIGPGEPAQPVHRDQWAFDFFPFPSGYEVQCNTIWALTDFTEANGATRLIAGSHRLEDRREFAYEDTEPAEMPAGSVLFYTGSLYHGAGANQSDHVRSGINITYAVSWLRQEENQYLSCPPEVARTLPEPLLRLMGYQRGAYALGYVDDMRDPLEVLLGRPAGGTGLGDLEAATSRVRGTG encoded by the coding sequence ATGGCCGTCGAACGACTTCCCCCGACCGCGAGTGGTGACGAGGTTGCGAGCGTGCTCGCGCGCGACGGCTGTGCGATCGTCGAGCGCGTCGCCGGCAAGGAGATCCTGGACCGCGTCCGGACGGAGCTGGGGCCCCATCTCGACGCCACGCCGTACGGCCCCGACGACTTCACCGGCCGCCGCACGCGGCGCACGGGCGGGCTCGTCGCCCGGTCGGCGACGTGCCGCGGGCTCGTCACGCATCCGATCGTGCTGGGAGCGGTGCAGGGCGTGCTCGGCCACGCGACCAGCTTCCAGCTCCACCTGACGCAGGTGATCGCGATCGGCCCCGGCGAGCCGGCGCAGCCGGTGCACCGCGATCAGTGGGCGTTCGACTTCTTCCCGTTCCCGTCCGGCTACGAGGTGCAGTGCAACACCATCTGGGCGCTCACCGACTTCACGGAAGCGAACGGCGCCACCCGTCTCATTGCGGGGAGTCACCGCCTGGAGGACCGCCGCGAGTTCGCCTACGAGGACACGGAGCCCGCCGAGATGCCGGCCGGCTCGGTGCTCTTCTACACGGGATCGCTCTACCACGGCGCCGGCGCGAACCAGTCGGATCACGTGCGCTCCGGGATCAACATCACGTACGCGGTGAGCTGGCTCCGGCAGGAGGAGAACCAGTACCTCTCCTGTCCGCCCGAGGTCGCGCGGACGCTGCCCGAGCCGCTCTTGCGTTTGATGGGCTACCAGCGCGGCGCGTACGCGCTCGGCTACGTCGACGACATGCGCGATCCGCTGGAGGTCCTGCTCGGGCGCCCGGCGGGCGGGACCGGTCTCGGCGACCTCGAAGCCGCGACGTCGCGAGTGCGCGGGACGGGCTGA